One genomic region from Anopheles bellator chromosome 2, idAnoBellAS_SP24_06.2, whole genome shotgun sequence encodes:
- the LOC131208697 gene encoding probable serine hydrolase isoform X2, which yields MGEVSVGQPMVEEVEIPVPWGIVAGKWWGSRLKQPVLAIHGWQDNAGSFDRLCPLLPAEISILAIDLPGHGKSSHYPKGMHYFIFWDGITLIRRIVKYYGWENITLLGHSLGGALSFMYAASFPNEVNRFISLDIAGPTVRDHIKLAASTGDSIDKFLHYETLPESKMPCYGYEEMIDLVLAAYEGSVDHDSVEVLMRRGMALAPPHMHKNGYHFARDLRLKVALLGMLSLEQVLAYAECIKCKVLNIRGKPGMNFGNPEVYEKVMEVLHRSASKVVYYEISGTHHLHLVTPERISNEVSQFLLED from the exons ATGG GTGAGGTTAGCGTTGGCCAGCCTATGGTAGAAGAAGTAGAAATTCCTGTTCCATGGGGAATCGTTGCAG gTAAATGGTGGGGCTCTCGCCTGAAGCAACCTGTGCTAGCGATTCATGGATGGCAAGATAATGCAGGGTCTTTTGATCGTCTGTGCCCTTTGCTACCAGCAGAAATTTCCATTTTAGCCATCGACCTCCCAGGACATGGAAAGTCGTCTCACTATCCAAAGGGCAtgcattatttcattttttgggATGGTATTACACTGATCCGGCGCATTGTGAAGTACTATGGATGGGAAAATATTACTCTTCTCGGTCATTCGTTAGGAGGTGCGCTTAGTTTTATGTACGCCGCCAGCTTTCCGAATGAAGTGAATCGGTTCATTAGTCTCGATATTGCTGGTCCTACGGTTCGTGATCACATCAAATTGGCAGCTAGTACTGGCGATAGCATCGACAAGTTTTTACATTATGAAACGCTACCCGAGTCTAAGATGCCTTGTTATGGTTATGAAGAAATGATTGATCTAGTACTAGCGGCTTATGAAGGCTCAGTAGATCATGATTCTGTGGAGGTGCTGATGCGCCGAGGCATGGCATTGGCTCCACCGCATATGCACAAAAATGGATATCATTTTGCACGAGATCTTCGGCTGAAAGTGGCGTTACTGGGCATGCTTTCCCTGGAACAAGTTCTTGCCTACGCTGAATGTATAAAATGTAAGGTGTTGAACATTCGCGGAAAACCCGGAATGAATTTTGGCAATCCTGAAGTGTACGAAAAGGTAATGGAAGTGTTACATCGCTCTGCGTCGAAGGTTGTTTATTATGAAATTTCGGGAACCCATCACTTACATCTGGTAACACCGGAAAGAATATCAAATGAAGTTAGCCAGTTTTTGCTCGAGGATTAA
- the LOC131212585 gene encoding solute carrier family 12 member 9, whose translation MIAQNNVHSTNNDPVESSDSSPITGSSNGTGASRLFRQFGSLFSSPAPPNDPAGYVEFGSISDPVPGSSSRTLGTFAGVFCPVALSMFSALVFIRVGFIVGNAGLYVTLLQFIIAYVILLFTVSSVCAISTNGAVEGGGVYFMISRTLGPEFGGSIGTLFFLANVVGCGLAISGCAEGIIQNFGPTDDSIDSGSIPDGRWWRFLYCSCINTLMLIVVLIGAEMFAKTSMVILGVVIVCLLSTYISFLTQGPIEVKLPRENHLVNFTAAHYSGLQADTLWANLHSNYTKDYTSDGNQVNFAVVFGVLFSGVTGIMAGANMSGELKNPSKSIPAGTLSAVLFTFLCYMALAVLIAATTTGTLLQNNFLFLGPINLWPTFVTIGILTATFSTGLSNLIGASRVMEALAKDRVFGSLMNFVVKGTYKSNPIAAVIASWMLVEAILLIGSLNTIAQINSVLFMLSYLATNLACLGIEITGAPNFRPTYKYFTWHTAFVGLLGTGIMMFVINSIYALSSIILCMFLVIALHLFSPASQGAQWGSISQALMFHQVRKYLLMLDSRKDHVKFWRPQMLLLVSSPRSCCPLIHFVNDMKKGGLYVIGHVKVGEFEDNDSSNDPTIDEYTQWLSLIDHMKVKAFVELTLSRTVREGIQQLIRIAGVGAMKPNTTILGFYDEEQARDFFEYEDSPYRTNEFDGDGMKLFPYRKNGDVKTLGVVEYVRIIDDVLRMKKNLCLCRHFHRLDKQMIARNNHIRYIDVWPVNIFEPKNEDSFDVVSQFMLQLACIINMLPVWKKLELRVFLCESETILENGANFERSAEHRLDQRLKLLRISASIHKIPEWNKDIDFVKYRSILKPFTGKSSSNRAMTEENINRSKLYMQRINHIIREKSNATAVTFMYLPIPPATASIDYEEKCHHYLDLLTELTFDLPPTILVHGIDDVTSTTL comes from the exons ATGATTGCCCAAAATAATGTTCATAGTACCAACAACGATCCAGTCGAATCGTCCGATTCATCGCCCATAACGGGATCTTCGAATGGCACGGGAGCTTCACGGCTGTTTCGACAGTTTGGCAGCCTGTTTTCGTCTCCCGCACCGCCGAACGATCCCGCAGGTTATGTCGAGTTTGGCAGCATATCCGACCCAGTTCCCGGATCCAGTAGTCGGACGTTGGGAACGTTCGCGGGCGTCTTTTGTCCCGTGGCACTATCCATGTTCAGTGCTCTGGTGTTTATCCGCGTCG GATTCATCGTAGGCAATGCTGGTCTGTATGTAACGCTGTTACAATTTATCATAGCCTACGTTATTCTGCTATTTACCGTGTCATCGGTCTGCGCGATTTCGACAAATGGAGCCGTTGAGGGCGGTGGAGTTTACT TTATGATAAGCCGCACGCTTGGTCCAGAATTCGGAGGCTCGATTGGTACTCTCTTCTTTCTTGCCAATGTTGTGGGGTGCGGGCTGGCCATATCGGGATGCGCTGAAGGTATCATCCAGAACTTCGGGCCAACTGACGATAGCATCGATAGTGGGTCGATTCCAGACGGGCGCTGGTGGCGTTTTCTATACTGCAGTTGCATCAATACTTTGATGCTGATTGTGGTGCTAATCGGAGCAGAAATGTTCGCAAAGACGTCGATGGTCATTCTCGGCGTGGTGATCGTCTGTTTACTTTCAACCTACATCAGTTTTCTCACGCAAGGCCCAATTGAGGTAAAACTTCCCCGCGAGAATCATCTGGTTAACTTCACGGCGGCACACTACAGCGGGCTGCAGGCAGATACATTGTGGGCGAATCTTCACAGCAATTACACCAAAGATTACACGTCGGACGGCAATCAGGTGAATTTTGCCGTCGTGTTTGGGGTGCTGTTTTCCGGTGTTACCGGCATCATGGCTGGTGCAAATATGTCTGGCGAGCTGAAAAATCCATCCAAAAGCATTCCAGCCGGCACTCTGTCAGCGGTTCTGTTCACATTCCTCTGCTACATGGCACTAGCAGTACTAATAGCGGCCACTACAACGGGAACCCTGCTTCAaaacaactttctttttcttggcCCGATAAACCTGTGGCCAACGTTTGTGACGATAGGTATTCTTACAGCGACCTTTTCCACCGGCCTAAGTAACCTAATTGGGGCCAGTCGCGTAATGGAAGCCCTCGCGAAAGATCGCGTTTTTGGTTCACTCATGAACTTTGTAGTCAAGGGGACGTACAAAAGTAACCCAATAGCAGCAGTGATCGCCAGCTGGATGTTAGTTGAAGCGATTTTATTGATTGGCTCACTCAACACTATCGCTCAAATCAACTCGGTACTTTTCATGCTTTCCTATCTTGCCACTAATTTGGCATGTCTCGGTATCGAAATAACGGGAGCACCAAACTTCCGCCCAACGTACAAATATTTTACATGGCATACGGCTTTTGTTGGGCTACTCGGGACAGGCATTATGATGTTTGTGATCAACTCTATCTACGCGCTGTCTAGCATCATACTTTGCATGTTTCTCGTCATCGCTCTGCACCTTTTCTCACCCGCATCGCAGGGTGCACAGTGGGGATCGATTTCTCAAGCATTGATGTTCCATCAGGTTCGTAAATACTTGTTAATGCTTGACTCCCGTAAAGACCACGTCAAGTTTTGGCGTCCACAAATGTTGCTACTCGTGTCAAGTCCACGTTCTTGCTGTCCGTTAATCCACTTTGTAAACGATATGAAGAAAGGGGGTTTGTACGTCATAGGACACGTAAAAGTGGGCGAGTTCGAAGACAATGACTCCTCAAACGATCCAACAATTGATGAGTACACGCAGTGGCTTTCACTGATCGATCATATGAAAGTCAAAGCTTTCGTAGAGTTAACGCTATCGAGAACCGTACGCGAGGGCATACAGCAATTAATACGTATTGCCGGCGTGGGTGCGATGAAACCTAACACAACTATTTTAGGCTTTTACGACGAGGAACAAGCTCGAGACTTTTTTGAGTA TGAAGATTCGCCGTACAGGACGAACGAATTCGATGGTGACGGAATGAAGCTGTTCCCTTATCGCAAAAATGGAGACGTCAAGACATTGGGCGTTGTTGAATACGTACGAATAATCGATGATGTGCTGCGAATGAAAAAGAATCTCTGCCTCTGTCGGCATTTCCATCGATTGGATAAACAGATGATAGCACGCAACAACCATATTCGCTACATCGACGTCTGGCCGGTGAACATTTTTGAGCCGAAAAATGAAGATTCCTTCGACGTTGTTTCACAGTTTATGTTGCAGCTCGCATGTATCATCAACATGCTTCCAGTCTGGAAGAAGCTCGAATTACGCGTTTTCCTATGCGAGTCAGAAACGATTCTTGAAAATGG tGCTAACTTTGAACGTTCAGCGGAACACAGACTTGATCAACGGTTGAAACTATTGAGAATATCAGCTTCGATTCACAAG ATACCCGAATGGAACAAAGATATTGATTTTGTCAAATATCGGAGTATATTGAAGCCATTTACAGGGAAAAGCAGTAGTAACCGAGCGATGACGGAAGAAAACATCAACCGTTCGAAACTGTACATGCAAAG AATTAATCATATTATTCGCGAGAAGTCCAACGCAACGGCCGTGACCTTTATGTACCTTCCAATTCCTCCCGCGACAGCATCAATCGATTATGAAGAAAAGTGTCACCACTATCTTGATTTGCTCACTGAGCTGACATTTGATCTTCCACCCACGATTCTTGTCCATGGCATCGACGATGTCACCTCCACAACTCTCTGA
- the LOC131207650 gene encoding protein G12-like: MLQLVGFLVIIVTVNGVPVDTDLTSLLNDYNQFVDVLPIDRLFRLTNDYYNADTDFKTFLTYLEGREFSVVWNGILALPAVDDFTKYLANANVPVYDVINIVAAFIGQPSVYLRTAQAFKASRQGGLKGFVKELFSVLPVAQWQQLYAEKMKNSPAFKEFINKLRGFDYVQIKNFYSSSREFRSFVKMFRDYGIDVGSWQNAVKKILGWGNIFEFL; the protein is encoded by the exons ATGCTGCAACTAGTTGGTTTCTTGGTGATAATAGTAACGGTGAATGGAGTGCCGGTTGATACGGATTTAACATCTTTACTAAACGATTATAATCAATTTGTTGATGTGTTGCCAATAGATCGTTTGTTTAGACTTACAAATGACTATTACAATGCAGATACAGATTTCAAAACCTTCTTAACATATTTAGAAGGACGCGAGTTTTCTGTTGTATGGAACGGAATACTTGCATTGCctgctgttgatgattttACTAAGTACCTCGCAAACGCTAACGTCCCAGTATATGATGTGATAAATATCGTTGCAGCTTTTATTGGACAGCCTAGTGTTTATCTAAGAACAGCACAGG CTTTCAAAGCATCAAGACAAGGTGGACTTAAAGGATTCGTCAAAGAATTATTTTCAGTTTTACCGGTCGCTCAATGGCAGCAACTGTATgcagagaaaatgaaaaacagtCCGGCATTTAAGGAGTTTATCAACAAACTTAGAGGATTTGACTACGTTCAAATAAAGAATTTTTATTCC AGCTCAAGGGAATTCCGATCgtttgtgaaaatgtttcgagaTTATGGAATCGATGTTGGCAGTTGGCAGAATGCAGTGAAAAAAATTTTAGGATGGGGAAACATCTTTGAGTTTCTCTGA
- the LOC131212222 gene encoding coatomer subunit alpha — protein sequence MLTNFETKSARVKGLSFHPKRPWILASLHSGVIQLWDYRISTLIEKFDEHDGPVRGIAFHNQQPLFVSGGDDFKIKVWNYKQRRCIFTLLGHLDYVRTTVFHHEYPWILSASDDQTIRIWNWQSRSCICVLTGHNHYVMCAQFHMSDEDIIVSASLDQTVRIWDISGLRKKNVAPGPAGLDDHLKNPGTADLFGQADAVVKHVLEGHDRGVNWASFHPSMPLIASGADDRQVKLWRMNEYKAWEVDTCRGHYHNVSCVLFHPRADLIISNSEDKSIRVWDMTKRQCIHTFRRENERFWILAAHPNLNLFAAGHDSGTIVFKLERERPAYAVYGNCLYYVKERFLRELDFNTNTDAVVMTIRGGGKMPVYSMSYNPALNAVLLCTRTSNLENSTYDLYSIPQKDSGSQNKETDSKRSSGVTAVWVARNRFAVLDRTNQLVIKNFKNEVTKKVQTPVCDEIFYAGTGMLLLREPEHVTLFDVQQLRSLAQVKIAKCKYVVWSTDMSHVALLAKHTLNICNRRLDLLCSIHESARIKSGAWDESGVFIYTTSNHIKYAIINGDHGIIRTLDLPIYITRVKNSQVFCLDRECRTRLLTIDTTEYKFKLALINRKYEEVLHMVRNARLVGQSIIAYLQQKGYPEVALHFVKDEKTRFGLALECGNIEVALEAAKAMDDKQCWERLAQSALMQGNHQVVEMCYQRTKNFDKLSFLYLITGNLEKLKKMNKIAEIRKDVSAQYQGALLLGDVKERVSILKNCKQTSLAYLTAKTHGLEDDAVQLAEEIVADGKDLPEVYENAKFLRPPVPIQQAESNWPLLTVSKGFFEGTMMSRGATTVHQALAPSETVAEAAAEEDGWGVDDDIHDGDRFEDAKEDDGGRTGGDGGDGAGWDVGDDDLELPEELMSKISASNATGNKSFFAVPPKGHVPSHFWSLNSQLAADHVRAGSYDSACRLLNDQVGVVHFEPYQELFLESFVASRTSYRCLPHVPALSAYPNRNWKELNPKNGHPVLAFKLNDLVQSLQNCYQLTTTGKFGEAIEKLQYIILCIPLLIVETRQEIAEAQQLLTICREYVVGLQMETERKILPKNTLDEQKRICELAAYFTHVNLQPVHQILTLRTALNLFFKLKNYKTAASFARRVLELGPRPEVAQQARKILQACEMNEVDEHTLLYDEHNPFTLCAVTYRPIYRGKPEEKCSLCAASYQPPYKGITCVVCKVAEVGKDVIGLRISTSQFK from the exons ATGTTGACTAATTTCGAGACCAAGTCGGCTCGTGTGAAGGGTTTATCGTTCCATCCTAAACGTCCGTGGATTCTTGCAAG TTTGCACAGTGGCGTCATACAACTGTGGGATTATCGCATCAGCACATTAATCGAAAAGTTTGACGAACATGATGGCCCGGTACGCGGCATTGCATTTCATAACCAGCAGCCGCTCTTCGTTTCGGGTGGCGATGATTTCAAAATCAAAGTATGGAATTACAAGCAGCGTCGCTGTATCTTCACGCTATTGGGCCACTTAGACTATGTGCGGACAACTGTATTTCACCATGAATATCCTTGGATTCTAAGTGCTTCGGACGATCAAACCATTCGCATATGGAACTGGCAGTCTCGCTCCTGCATCTGTGTGTTGACTGGCCACAACCATTACGTGATGTGCGCCCAATTCCACATGAGTGATGAGGACATAATTGTATCGGCGTCGTTGGATCAAACCGTTCGCATTTGGGATATTTCTGGGCTTCGTAAGAAAAACGTAGCGCCTGGCCCTGCAGGTTTGGACGACCATTTGAAAAACCCAGGAACGGCAGATCTGTTTGGTCAAGCGGATGCCGTTGTAAAACATGTCCTCGAAGGCCACGATCGTGGCGTTAATTGGGCCAGTTTTCACCCCTCGATGCCGCTGATAGCGTCGGGTGCGGACGATCGCCAAGTGAAGCTGTGGCGCATGAACGAGTACAAGGCATGGGAGGTAGATACTTGCCGTGGTCACTATCATAACGTTTCGTGTGTACTGTTCCATCCTCGGGCCGATCTGATCATCTCTAATAGCGAAGACAAAAGTATTCGAGTGTGGGATATGACTAAGCGGCAGTGCATCCACACTTTTCGGCGCGAGAATGAACGTTTTTGGATCCTGGCGGCTCATccgaatttgaatttgtttgcgGCTGGACACGATTCAGGCACGATTGTTTTCAAGCTGGAAAGAGAGCGTCCGGCATATGCAGTGTACGGAAATTGCTTATATTACGTAAAGGAAAGATTTCTTCGTGAACTGGACTTCAATACAAACACCGACGCGGTAGTCATGACTATTCGTGGCGGTGGAAAGATGCCGGTATACAGCATGTCTTACAATCCGGCCTTGAACGCGGTACTACTTTGCACGCGAACTTCCAATTTGGAGAACAGTACATACGATTTGTACAGCATCCCGCAAAAAGATAGCGGATCACAGAACAAAGAAACGGACAGCAAGCGCTCATCGGGAGTGACGGCCGTGTGGGTAGCGCGAAACCGATTTGCTGTTCTAGATCGTACCAACCAGCTCGTGATAAAGAACTTCAAAAACGAGGTAACTAAGAAAGTTCAGACTCCCGTCTGCGATGAGATATTCTATGCAGGCACTGGCATGTTGCTGTTACGTGAACCTGAGCATGTGACGCTCTTTGATGTACAGCAACTAAGATCGCTGGCGCAGGTCAAAATAGCCAAATGTAAGTACGTGGTATGGTCGACGGATATGAGCCACGTAGCATTGTTGGCCAAACATACGCTCAACATTTGTAATCGCCGATTAGATCTGCTCTGTTCCATCCATGAGAGTGCTCGCATCAAATCCGGAGCATGGGATGAATCGGGCGTCTTCATCTACACCACATCTAATCACATTAAGTACGCGATCATTAATGGTGATCACGGCATTATTCGTACTCTCGATCTTCCGATATACATAACACGCGTCAAGAACAGTCAGGTATTCTGTTTGGATCGCGAATGTCGCACCCGACTGTTGACGATCGATACCACCGAGTACAAGTTCAAGCTGGCATTAATCAACCGCAAGTACGAGGAAGTGCTGCACATGGTACGTAATGCTCGGTTGGTCGGTCAGAGCATCATTGCTTATCTACAACAGAAGGGTTATCCAGAAGTGGCCCTGCATTTCGTTAAGGACGAAAAAACCCGTTTCGGATTGGCACTTGAATGTGGTAACATCGAGGTGGCATTAGAGGCGGCTAAAGCAATGGATGACAAACAATGTTGGGAGCGGTTGGCGCAAAGTGCTCTTATGCAGGGCAACCATCAAGTTGTAGAGATGTGCTACCAGCGCACGAAAAATTTCGATAAACTCTCTTTCCTTTACCTAATTACGGGCaatttggaaaaattgaaaaaaatgaacaagatAGCTGAAATTAGAAAGGATGTTTCGGCGCAATATCAGGGTGCTTTGTTACTTGGTGACGTTAAAGAGAGGGTGTCGATCTTGAAAAACTGCAAGCAAACGTCTCTAGCGTATCTGACGGCCAAAACGCATGGACTTGAGGATGATGCAGTCCAACTAGCAGAAGAAATAGTGGCTGATGGCAAGGATCTGCCGGAGGTGTACGAAAATGCTAAATTCCTCCGCCCGCCGGTTCCGATACAGCAGGCTGAAAGTAACTGGCCTTTGCTAACCGTGTCAAAAGGATTCTTCGAAGGAACAATGATGTCACGCGGGGCCACAACTGTTCATCAAGCGCTAGCACCTAGCGAAACTGTCGCTGAAGCTGCCGCGGAGGAAGACGGATGGGGTGTAGATGATGATATACATGATGGTGATCGGTTCGAAGATGCTAAAGAGGATGATGGTGGCAGgaccggtggcgatggagGCGACGGAGCAGGCTGGGATGTTGGCGACGACGACCTGGAGCTTCCTGAGGAGCTGATGTCTAAAATATCTGCCTCGAACGCAACCGGGAACAAAagcttttttgctgttccaCCCAAGGGACATGTGCCGTCACATTTTTGGTCGCTCAATTCGCAACTGGCGGCAGATCACGTACGGGCCGGGTCTTACGACTCTGCATGTCGCTTGCTGAATGATCAGGTCGGTGTGGTCCACTTTGAACCTTATCAAGAACTATTTTTGGAGTCGTTTGTCGCCTCTAGAACGTCGTACCGATGTCTGCCACACGTACCGGCACTGTCGGCGTATCCCAACCGTAACTGGAAAGAGCTAAATCCTAAGAACGGTCATCCTGTCCTAGCATTCAAATTAAACGATCTGGTGCAAAGTCTACAGAACTGTTATCAGCTGACAACGACCGGCAAATTCGGAGAAGCGATCGAAAAGCTTCAATATATAATCTTGTGTATTCCACTACTAATAGTGGAAACACGTCAAGAAATCGCGGAAGCACAACAATTATTAACTATTTGCCGGGAATATGTGGTCGGTTTACAGAtggaaaccgaacggaaaattCTGCCGAAGAATACGCTCGACGAGCAAAAGCGGATTTGTGAACTAGCTGCATACTTCACGCATGTAAACCTACAGCCCGTTCATCAGATTCTTACGTTGCGTACCGCActcaatttgttttttaaactgAAGAATTACAAAACGGCGGCTTCGTTCGCACGTCGAGTCTTGGAACTAGGCCcacggccggaagtggcgcagcAAGCACGAAAGATACTGCAGGCTTGTGAGATGAACGAAGTGGATGAACACACCCTGCTTTACGACGAGCATAATCCATTCACATTGTGCGCAGTTACATACAGACCGATATATCGCGGAAaaccagaagaaaaatgttcacTGTGCGCGGCTTCGTATCAACCGCCTTACAAAGGTATAACATGTGTCGTGTGCAAGGTAGCTGAGGTAGGGAAAGACGTGATCGGATTACGGATCAGCACATCGCAGTTTAAGTAA
- the LOC131210418 gene encoding exosome complex component RRP40: MAGHPILAGDLVKEPIHLMDTNKRVILGPGLRLQQEVVRASKCGQLKMKAPNTFWVDAYQKRYTPSRGELVIGVVTAKAGDIFRVDIGSSETASLSYVAFEGATKKNRPDVNVGDIVYARLLIAHPDVEPELVCVDSHGKKGKLGILHDGFLLNCSLNLIRKILNPKCTFLSLLAKELAFEMAVGINGRIWIRGKGVRETIAVGNAVLALEYVSNDRIRELCDDIVAYVQGFAK; the protein is encoded by the coding sequence ATGGCTGGCCATCCCATTCTTGCGGGTGATCTTGTTAAGGAGCCGATACATTTGATGGATACGAACAAAAGAGTGATTCTTGGGCCTGGCTTGCGACTGCAACAGGAAGTCGTACGGGCAAGCAAGTGCGGCCAACTGAAAATGAAGGCTCCCAACACTTTTTGGGTGGACGCTTACCAGAAACGGTACACGCCGAGTCGAGGAGAGCTGGTAATTGGTGTTGTGACCGCAAAAGCAGGGGACATTTTTCGTGTGGATATCGGCAGCAGCGAAACTGCGTCCCTGTCGTATGTCGCCTTCGAAGGAGCCACGAAGAAAAATCGCCCGGATGTTAATGTAGGCGATATTGTGTATGCTCGACTGTTAATTGCTCACCCAGACGTGGAACCGGAGCTGGTTTGTGTTGATTCTCACGGCAAAAAGGGCAAACTAGGAATTCTTCATGATGGGTTTTTGCTGAACTGTAGTCTCAATCTGATACGGAAGATTCTGAACCCAAAATGCACGTTTCTGAGTTTACTCGCAAAAGAGCTTGCATTTGAGATGGCTGTCGGAATCAACGGGCGAATTTGGATACGAGGAAAGGGCGTAAGGGAAACTATCGCTGTTGGGAACGCTGTTTTAGCACTAGAATACGTCTCAAATGATAGGATCCGTGAACTTTGTGATGACATCGTAGCATATGTGCAAGGCTTTGCAAAATAA
- the LOC131208719 gene encoding large ribosomal subunit protein uL14 — translation MSKRGRGGSAGGKFRISLGLPVGAVINCADNTGAKNLYVIAVHGIRGRLNRLPAAGVGDMFVATVKKGKPELRKKVMPAVVIRQRKPFRRRDGVFLYFEDNAGVIVNNKGEMKGSAITGPVAKECADLWPRIASNAGSIA, via the exons ATGTCTAAGAGAg GACGTGGAGGATCCGCGGGAGGGAAGTTCCGTATTTCTCTCGGTCTGCCGGTGGGCGCAGTTATCAATTGTGCCGACAATACGGGCGCCAAGAACCTGTATGTAATTGCCGTTCATGGAATCCGTGGTCGTCTGAACCGTCTGCCAGCGGCAGGTGTCGGAGACATGTTCGTTGCCACGGTCAAGAAAGGCAAACCGGAGTTGAGGAAAAAG GTAATGCCTGCTGTCGTCATTCGGCAACGCAAGCCTTTCCGCAGGCGAGACGGTGTTTTTCTCTATTTTGAAGACAATGCTGGTGTAATAGTCAACAACAAGGGTGAAATGAAAGGCTCTGCTATCACTGGACCCGTTGCAAAAGAGTGCGCTGACCTGTGGCCCCGTATCGCCTCCAATGCAGGTTCAATTGCATAA
- the LOC131208697 gene encoding probable serine hydrolase isoform X1: protein MTESSEHPVKRILDAWCGESFYSIISPVVHLGKWWGSRLKQPVLAIHGWQDNAGSFDRLCPLLPAEISILAIDLPGHGKSSHYPKGMHYFIFWDGITLIRRIVKYYGWENITLLGHSLGGALSFMYAASFPNEVNRFISLDIAGPTVRDHIKLAASTGDSIDKFLHYETLPESKMPCYGYEEMIDLVLAAYEGSVDHDSVEVLMRRGMALAPPHMHKNGYHFARDLRLKVALLGMLSLEQVLAYAECIKCKVLNIRGKPGMNFGNPEVYEKVMEVLHRSASKVVYYEISGTHHLHLVTPERISNEVSQFLLED, encoded by the exons ATGACTGAATCGAGTGAGCACCCAGTTAAACGAATTCTTGATGCATGGTGTGGTGAATCGTTCTATAGCATCATCAGTCCAGTGGTTCACTTAG gTAAATGGTGGGGCTCTCGCCTGAAGCAACCTGTGCTAGCGATTCATGGATGGCAAGATAATGCAGGGTCTTTTGATCGTCTGTGCCCTTTGCTACCAGCAGAAATTTCCATTTTAGCCATCGACCTCCCAGGACATGGAAAGTCGTCTCACTATCCAAAGGGCAtgcattatttcattttttgggATGGTATTACACTGATCCGGCGCATTGTGAAGTACTATGGATGGGAAAATATTACTCTTCTCGGTCATTCGTTAGGAGGTGCGCTTAGTTTTATGTACGCCGCCAGCTTTCCGAATGAAGTGAATCGGTTCATTAGTCTCGATATTGCTGGTCCTACGGTTCGTGATCACATCAAATTGGCAGCTAGTACTGGCGATAGCATCGACAAGTTTTTACATTATGAAACGCTACCCGAGTCTAAGATGCCTTGTTATGGTTATGAAGAAATGATTGATCTAGTACTAGCGGCTTATGAAGGCTCAGTAGATCATGATTCTGTGGAGGTGCTGATGCGCCGAGGCATGGCATTGGCTCCACCGCATATGCACAAAAATGGATATCATTTTGCACGAGATCTTCGGCTGAAAGTGGCGTTACTGGGCATGCTTTCCCTGGAACAAGTTCTTGCCTACGCTGAATGTATAAAATGTAAGGTGTTGAACATTCGCGGAAAACCCGGAATGAATTTTGGCAATCCTGAAGTGTACGAAAAGGTAATGGAAGTGTTACATCGCTCTGCGTCGAAGGTTGTTTATTATGAAATTTCGGGAACCCATCACTTACATCTGGTAACACCGGAAAGAATATCAAATGAAGTTAGCCAGTTTTTGCTCGAGGATTAA
- the LOC131211301 gene encoding uncharacterized protein LOC131211301: MTKTIDFVADLNERYAALEHDLDEKLKNIVQPKLKHHEGGSEFHNEDRSQPSTAYHILKAKQQRNHHLVKCLEISKARLRSRATFSPLETILQKAIENYLKESALIPSNTIKAYGPTYV; encoded by the exons ATGACGAAAACGATTGATTTTGTTGCGGACTTAAATGAAAGATATGCAGCATTGGAACATGACCTGgacgaaaaactaaaaaatat CGTGCAACCAAAACTGAAGCACCATGAAGGTGGATCAGAATTCCACAATGAAGATCGCAGTCAACCGTCGACAGCATATCATATcctgaaagcaaaacaacagcgGAACCACCATTTAGTGAAGTGTTTGGAAATCTCAAAAGCACGACTTCGATCACGTGCAACTTTCAGTCCCTTGGaaacaattttacaaaaagCAATTGAAAACTATCTGAAAGAATCTGCACTTATTCCTTCCAATACCATAAAAGCTTACGGTCCTACATATGTATAG